A single Crateriforma conspicua DNA region contains:
- a CDS encoding FMN-binding protein yields the protein MNQAASNGKRMIGAHWIRVGIVVVLAWLIPSPHPMPTTEQAGPPTFEQLPGDLPWEVATIEPQHGAAGFWAIADSDGRALGYVARTMPDAQDVVGYRGPSEAVVVIDAQRRIVSVGLLDSADTVEHVQVVRNSDEFFAQFQSWTWGEIDRRKKVDAVSGATLTSLALAQGLIQRMGGEAGSLVFADPLGIDDVRDWFPDARRLTGGPATWDVIDADGNQIGTVVRTGPLVDDVIGYQGPSEWLVRMGDGDVVKDLKLLTTFDNEPYVDWVRQEKYYWKRFTDMTASQLGQLDLEAESIEGVSGATMSSIAMTQTLVDAMARYGDAEPDVAEATDPPFWHSIRFANSDAWMIGLLVALGLLHQFGGFRYRSLRRTWLIAVFVIVGLYAGNLLSLALLAGWSAEGIAWRLAPGLAAIAAVALLLPPVNKSNPYCNHLCPHGAIQQWVRHGSKSRRRVSVRRDVDIWLRRIPGGLLTIAYVVLLFRPTVDLSGWEPFHAYLFRIAGLGSIVFALATLAVATVIPMAYCRYGCPTGYLIDYVRRAGDGRKLAVADLVLVGLLVLAIARHWVMG from the coding sequence ATGAACCAAGCCGCATCGAACGGCAAGCGAATGATCGGCGCGCATTGGATCCGTGTCGGCATCGTCGTGGTCCTAGCCTGGTTGATCCCGTCGCCACATCCGATGCCGACGACGGAACAAGCCGGCCCGCCGACGTTCGAGCAGTTACCCGGCGATTTGCCTTGGGAAGTCGCAACGATCGAGCCCCAGCACGGCGCAGCCGGGTTTTGGGCCATCGCTGATTCTGACGGCCGAGCTTTGGGCTACGTGGCGCGAACCATGCCAGACGCGCAAGACGTCGTCGGCTATCGCGGACCCAGCGAAGCGGTGGTTGTGATTGATGCACAGCGCCGCATCGTGTCGGTTGGTCTGTTGGACAGTGCGGATACCGTCGAACACGTCCAAGTGGTGCGGAATAGCGATGAGTTCTTCGCCCAGTTCCAAAGTTGGACATGGGGCGAAATCGATCGCCGAAAGAAAGTCGATGCGGTGTCCGGTGCCACTTTGACGTCACTGGCACTTGCCCAAGGTCTAATCCAACGCATGGGCGGCGAAGCGGGGTCGTTGGTTTTTGCGGATCCACTGGGCATCGACGATGTCCGCGACTGGTTCCCCGATGCACGGCGTTTGACCGGCGGCCCCGCGACTTGGGATGTGATCGATGCCGACGGCAATCAGATCGGCACCGTCGTCAGGACCGGCCCCCTGGTCGACGATGTCATCGGTTATCAAGGTCCGTCGGAATGGTTGGTCCGAATGGGTGACGGTGATGTCGTCAAAGATCTGAAGCTGTTGACGACTTTTGACAACGAACCCTATGTCGACTGGGTGCGACAAGAAAAGTATTACTGGAAACGTTTCACCGACATGACGGCGTCACAGTTGGGCCAACTGGATTTGGAAGCCGAATCCATCGAAGGCGTCTCCGGTGCAACGATGAGTAGTATCGCAATGACGCAAACGCTGGTCGACGCAATGGCACGCTACGGCGATGCGGAACCGGACGTCGCGGAAGCCACCGACCCACCGTTTTGGCATTCGATCCGGTTCGCCAACAGTGATGCGTGGATGATCGGATTGTTGGTGGCCTTGGGATTGCTTCATCAATTCGGTGGATTTCGCTACCGATCCCTTCGCCGAACATGGTTGATCGCGGTGTTCGTCATCGTCGGGCTGTATGCGGGGAATCTTTTGTCGTTGGCCTTGTTGGCCGGTTGGTCGGCCGAAGGCATTGCATGGCGATTGGCACCGGGGCTGGCGGCAATCGCAGCGGTCGCCCTGCTGTTGCCCCCGGTCAACAAATCCAACCCTTATTGCAATCATCTGTGTCCGCATGGGGCGATCCAACAATGGGTGCGTCACGGATCGAAGTCACGCCGACGGGTGTCTGTCCGGCGTGATGTCGACATTTGGCTGCGGCGGATCCCCGGCGGCTTGTTGACGATCGCCTATGTCGTGCTGCTGTTTCGTCCCACGGTCGACCTGAGCGGCTGGGAGCCATTTCACGCCTATCTGTTCCGGATCGCCGGATTGGGTTCGATCGTTTTCGCGTTGGCAACCTTGGCGGTCGCCACGGTGATACCCATGGCCTATTGCCGCTATGGATGCCCGACCGGCTATTTGATCGATTACGTCCGCCGCGCTGGTGACGGCCGAAAACTGGCGGTTGCCGATCTGGTTTTGGTGGGGCTCTTGGTCCTGGCCATCGCCAGGCATTGGGTCATGGGCTGA